A single Euwallacea similis isolate ESF13 chromosome 1, ESF131.1, whole genome shotgun sequence DNA region contains:
- the Npc1a gene encoding NPC intracellular cholesterol transporter 1 isoform X2, with translation MKTMVSRLHYYGFLLVLICTSEVLSAQENTSTSRTDPPPNNTNPPNNNGHCVWYGECHKSAGLSQNCVYNGPPKPLNQTGADILKKWCPDLDPSSVCCDAMQVKTMDTSVSLAANFLKRCPSCMSNLVQSVCEMTCSPHQSTFLEVKESKTDNITNKTYITALNYYLTEDYMDKTFASCKQVSVPFSGQLALDLMCGNWGALRCTPRRWFEFMGTAGPSNPFVPFQINYINSTSAKVGNYTPMNPAITPCSQPLNEKTPACSCVDCEASCPVPPPQPPKPQPFRILGFDGIAILMLIIFIVGSLLFLLTVCLCANGKSLGVILVNEPSDCVREGVSDVEVEDGGGVGEVGLVGQGSEEMRAAVGRRLASAEFHSSQVALGDASAGEDSPLQSSHRTSITSELGQEMDTHSINKIPGEYDVPSSFIERLGANTDSYLQNFFQRWGTYCAEKPWVILLLGCFLVVILGYGVKYLRITTDPVELWASPSSRSRVEKEFFDSHFNPFYRNEQIIIKAKNMEKIVHPTSLGNITFGPAFNKTFLIEVLNLQEQIKAIGEGTEYSFDKICFAPLRNEGDETNLDQCAIQSLWGYFQNDFEYFNSTEVDPLGFQLNYLDALLKCTANPYNVECLAPYGGPVDPAIAFGGFLKSGESLAKDPPYENATAVILTFLVNNYHNKTKVVPAMEWEKRFVEFMKNYIAGNSSEFMDIAFTSERSVEDELDRESQGDVITILISYLIMFAYIAVSLGQVNSCSRLLIDSKITLGLGGVTIVLASVVSSVGLFGFVGTPATLIIIEVIPFLVLAVGVDNIFILVQTHQRDVKKPGETNAQHIGRTLGQVGPSMLLTSVSESCCFFLGSLSDMPAVRAFALYAGMALLIDFLLQITCFVSLLALDTLRQNSNRFDIFCCLKGSKKNEPDALTGQDGLLFTFFKSIYVPLLMKKPVRCLVMIIFFGWLCSSVVIVPHIEIGLDQDLSMPEDSFVLKYFQFLKSYLSIGPPMFFVVKDGLNYSNYNDQNLVCGGQYCNLDSLTTQVYLASKNPETTYIAKPSSSWLDDYFDWSAITSCCKKHDNGSFCPHDDLSCKQCNINLNSTTQRPSTTEFERYVSFFLRDNPDDQCAKGGHAAYGQGVNYLTNETSHLSKVGASYFMSYHTILKTSEDYYESMRAARMISANISKTMGADVFPYSVFYVFYEQYLTMWPDTLKSIGVSLFAIFLATFFLMGLDIFSSIVVLITITMILVNLGGLMYWWYITLNAVSLVNLVMAVGISVEFCSHLVHSFSVSLKHTRVERAADALSKMGSSIFSGITLTKFGGIIVLYFAKSQIFQVFYFRMYLGIVLLGAAHGLVFLPVLLSFIGSPMNKEKLAKHRNLNGQHFQETHFGRA, from the exons GTCCTTTCCGCCCAAGAAAACACGTCCACAAGTCGCACAGACCCTCCTCCCAACAATACCAATCCTCCAAACAATAATGGACATTGCGTTTGGTATGGGGAATGTCACAAGAGTGCAGGTCTATCGCAGAATTGCGTCTACAACGGGCCACCGAAACCCCTCAACCAAACGGGAGCGGACATTCTGAAGAAATGGTGCCCTGACTTAGACCCTTCGAGCGTCTGCTGCGACGCCATGCAGGTGAAGACCATGGACACGAGTGTTTCGTTGGCTGCTAACTTTTTGAAAAG ATGTCCTAGTTGTATGTCAAACCTAGTCCAAAGCGTCTGCGAAATGACGTGTTCACCACATCAATCGACTTTCCTTGAAGTAAAGGAGTCAAAAACTGACAACATTACTAACAAGACTTACATTACCGCCTTGAATTACTACCTTACTGAAGATTACATGGACAAAACGTTCGCCTCCTGTAAGCAA GTTAGCGTGCCCTTCAGCGGACAATTGGCGTTGGATTTAATGTGCGGCAATTGGGGCGCTTTGCGATGCACCCCACGTCGTTGGTTCGAGTTCATGGGCACCGCTGGACCTTCGAACCCCTTCGTgccttttcaaattaactacATCAATTCGACGTCGGCCAAAGTGGGAAATTACACACCTATGAACCCTGCTATCACTCCATGCAGTCAGCCTTTGAAC gaaaaaacgCCGGCCTGCAGTTGCGTAGACTGCGAAGCCAGTTGTCCAGTACCACCGCCCCAACCCCCTAAACCGCAGCCCTTCCGCATACTGGGTTTCGACGGCATAGCCATCCTCATGTTGATAATCTTTATCGTTGGATCTCTATTATTCCTGTTGACCGTATGCCTGTGCGCCAATGGAAAATCCCTAG GTGTCATACTGGTAAATGAGCCGTCAGATTGTGTTCGTGAGGGTGTGTCCGATGTTGAAGTGGAAGATGGCGGAGGTGTCGGTGAAG TTGGTCTAGTTGGGCAGGGGTCCGAGGAGATGCGCGCGGCTGTGGGACGACGACTCGCCTCGGCCGAGTTCCACTCGTCGCAGGTAGCGTTGGGAGACGCGAGTGCGGGCGAAGATAGTCCTTTACAAAGCAGCCATCGAACTA GTATTACCTCAGAATTGGGCCAAGAAATGGATACTCATTCCATCAATAAAATTCCCGGAGAATACGACGTGCCCTCCTCATTCATTGAAAG ATTGGGAGCGAACACCGACTCATACTTGCAAAACTTCTTCCAAAGATGGGGCACATATTGCGCCGAAAAGCCATGGGTGATTCTGTTGTTAGGATGTTTCTTGGTAGTGATCCTAGGATACGGCGTCAAGTATTTAAGG ATTACCACGGATCCCGTGGAATTGTGGGCTTCGCCCTCGTCTCGCAGCCGCGTAGAAAAAGAATTCTTTGACTCTCATTTCAACCCCTTCTACCGAAACGAACAGATCATCATTAAGGCGAAGAATATGGAGAAAATTGTTCATCCCACTTCACTGGGAAACATTACCTTTGGGCCGGCATTCAACAAAACCTTTTTGATCGAAGTTTTAAATCTTCAAGAGCAAATTAAAGCTATTGGAGAAGGAACTGAATATTCATTCGATAAAATTTGCTTTGCTCCTCTGAGGAACGAAGGAGATGAGACTAATTTGGATCAATGTGCCATACAAAGCCTTTGGGGATACTTCCAAAACGactttgaatatttcaattcgACTGAAGTGGATCCTCTCGGATTTCAGCTCAATTACTTAGATGCTTTGTTGAAGTGTACTGC CAATCCTTACAATGTAGAGTGTCTAGCTCCTTATGGAGGTCCCGTGGACCCCGCCATAGCCTTCGGAGGGTTCCTTAAATCAGGCGAAAGTCTAGCCAAAGATCCACCGTACGAGAACGCTACTGCAGTTATTTTAACCTTCCTAGTGAACAATTATCACAATAAGACGAAAGTGGTCCCGGCAATGGAGTGGGAGAAGCGATTTGTGGAATTCATGAAGAATTACATTGCTGGGAACTCTTCCGAATTCATGGATATTGCCTTTACCAGTGAAAGATCTGTAGAAGATGAATTAGATAGGGAATCACAGGGAGACGTTATTACTATCCTGATTTCCTACCTGATTATGTTCGCCTACATCGCAGTGTCTCTAGGACAAGTGAATAGTTGCTCGAGGTTGTTGATTGACAGCAAAATCACATTAGGATTGGGGGGAGTGACCATAGTTCTAGCCTCAGTGGTGTCTTCTGTAGGGTTGTTCGGTTTTGTGGGTACTCCAGCTACATTGATCATAATTGAGGTTATTCCATTCTTGGTGCTGGCAGTTGGAGTggataacatttttatattgg TTCAAACGCATCAGCGTGATGTGAAGAAGCCGGGAGAAACCAACGCGCAACACATTGGCCGCACTTTAGGGCAAGTGGGTCCCAGCATGCTGCTGACCAGCGTGTCGGAAAGCTGCTGTTTCTTCTTGGGCAGCTTATCTGATATGCCGGCAGTAAGAGCTTTCGCCCTGTATGCTGGAATGGCTTTGCTCATCGACTTTTTGCTACAAATCACCTGTTTCGTCAGTTTGCTCGCTTTAGATACTCTAAGGCAAAATTCCAACAG ATTTGATATATTCTGCTGCCTAAAAGGATCAAAGAAGAACGAACCAGACGCGTTAACCGGCCAAGATGGCCTTTTGTTTACGTTCTTCAAATCTATCTATGTGCCTTTACTAATGAAGAAACCAGTGCGGTGCCTTGTAATGATAATTTTCTTCGGCTGGCTGTGCTCCTCAGTAGTCATAGTGCCCCATATAGAAATCGGCCTGGACCAAGACTTGTCAATGCCCGAAGACTCGTTCGTGCTGAAATACTTCCAATTCCTTAAAAGTTATCTCAGTATAGGGCCGCCGATGTTTTTCGTGGTCAAAGACGGACTGAATTATTCCAATTACAATGACCAGAATCTGGTGTGTGGAGGTCAGTACTGCAACTTGGATTCGCTGACCACGCAGGTGTACTTGGCCAGCAAGAATCCGGAAACTACATATATTGCCAAACCTAGTAGCAGTTGGCTGGACGATTACTTTGATTGGTCGGCCATTACTTCTTGTTGTAAGAAGCACGATAATGGAAGTTTCTGTCCTCATGATGACT TATCCTGTAAGCAATGTAACATTAACCTTAACTCCACCACGCAACGTCCAAGTACCACAGAATTCGAGCGATATGTTTCGTTTTTCTTGCGAGACAACCCCGACGACCAATGTGCGAAAGGGGGTCACGCAGCTTATGGACAGGGAGTGAATTATCTGACCAATGAAACTAGCCATTTATCCAAAGTGGGGGCCAGTTACTTCATGTCTTACCACACGATATTGAAGACCTCGGAGGATTATTATGAGAGTATGAGGGCCGCCAGGATGATTTCCgctaatatttcaaaaacg ATGGGAGCGGACGTATTCCCGTACTCCGTATTCTACGTGTTTTACGAACAATACTTAACCATGTGGCCAGACACGCTGAAAAGCATCGGCGTCTCCCTCTTTGCCATCTTCCTGGCCACGTTCTTCCTGATGGGCCTGGATATTTTCTCTAGCATCGTAGTGTTGATCACAATCACCATGATCCTAGTCAACTTAGGAGGACTAATGTACTGGTGGTACATCACCTTGAACGCCGTTTCACTAGTAAACTTAGTGATGGCAGTGGGGATAAGCGTGGAATTTTGCTCGCATTTGGTACATAGCTTCTCGGTATCGTTAAAGCATACGCGAGTGGAGAGGGCGGCCGACGCACTCTCAAAAATGGGCAGTTCTATATTCTCCGGGATCACATTGACGAAGTTCGGGGGGATTATTGTGCTATACTTTGCCAAGTCGCAGATTTTCCAAGTGTTCTACTTTAGGATGTACTTGGGGATTGTGCTTCTTGGGGCGGCGCACGGATTGGTGTTCCTGCCCGTTCTACTTAGTTTTATTG GGAGCCCCATgaataaggaaaaattggCGAAGCACAGGAATTTAAACGGGCAGCATTTCCAGGAAACGCATTTTGGCAGA GCTTGA